One part of the Odontesthes bonariensis isolate fOdoBon6 chromosome 15, fOdoBon6.hap1, whole genome shotgun sequence genome encodes these proteins:
- the smx5 gene encoding smx5 yields the protein MLFYSFFKSLVGKDVVVELKNDLSICGTLHSVDQYLNIKLTDISVTDPEKYPHMLSVKNCFIRGSVVRYVQLPADEVDTQLLQDAARKEAMQQKQ from the exons ATG CTTTTCTACTCGTTTTTCAAGTCGCTGGTGGGGAAAGACGTGGTGGTGGAGCTCAAAAACGACTTGAG CATCTGCGGAACTCTTCATTCCGTTGACCAG TACCTGAACATTAAGTTGACAGACATCAGTGTCACAGACCCAGAGAAATATCCACACATG CTGTCTGtgaaaaactgtttcatccgTGGATCGGTGGTCCGATATGTTCAGCTGCCGGCAGATGAAGTGGACACTCAGCTGCTGCAAGACGCTGCGCGAAAAGAAGCCATGCAGCAGAAGCAGTGA
- the inpp5d gene encoding phosphatidylinositol 3,4,5-trisphosphate 5-phosphatase 1 — MSSYQPWYHGNITRSTAENLLSKAARDGSFLIRDSESIQGAYALCVLYQNCVYTYRILPNEDKKLSVQASEGVPIRFFTMLPELVEAYYGPNMGLVTHLQCPVQREEEIDEEQESNNHPPRLPPRNFTADGKECESKTSEQASKSLSETYQMRLQHMDLSILSEEHQMAIQEYFRTSICLDAEQAQNGNPNLPGLKKLLMAVCKNLNSEVTRILPSLEILHRALDQQLSPGIGPYSKQIFVNSGQFVSYRLEQLTKLLYSIEEKAKGSVFESVGYDGGHRNSIIPVVIFEVKQESLGISTKMFLKVDVESGKLYLKKSKDGPEDKYFVHNKILQLVKSQKMHAKLTIVAETQKEKILKKEFVFDDTKKREGFCQLLQQMKNKHSEKPEPDMITVFVGTWNMGNAGPPQNIDSWFQCKGQGKTQDDTADHIPHDLYVIGSQEDPLGERDWAETVKGVLRNITNISFKQVAIHTLWSIRIVILAKPEHENRISHVFSDSVKTGIANTLGNKGAVGVSFMFNGTSFGFVNSHLTSGSEKKLRRNQNYTNILRFLNLGDKKLNPFDITLRFTHLFWLGDLNYRVELPSSEAENIVTKIKQQQYQELLYKDQLNMERNDGKVFLHFDEEEITFAPTYRFERDTREKYAYTKAKATGTKYNLPSWCDRVLRKSYPLVHVVCQAYGCTNDIMTSDHSPVFASFEVGVASQFVSKHDPNKASQGGIQIMNCLAILATKSKTKFFIEFHSSCLTKTMKTSEGENTEQSDGSIKVWFGNQVELIPIISDPEYLLDQHILICVKSTDCDESYGEGCVALRAAQFCYREFQITLTHHGEKTGTLTGGIQLRTSEGKPTEKLYDFIKIEKDDSVPSKGKAGDPNKSSIAQAHDISNPNYMGVSFKSGNAIDKGWSYSIPPRTIPIVGQGGKDPKKAAYDLGTRSQTGKLSTGEDEKVSEMFDNPLYGSMGKAHSRSKDQDHPQTDHLTPTESQLASSKVADGDTDRPPVPTPRNRSFTCSENKPQAPTPINLTPSTFKKPVVPSRSDSGMAQNRPPLPAKSRPEPQTPKPRDYRDSSELPIKHRLPARPGQPQPHKDMHPDVPKTGRPMN, encoded by the exons ATGTCAAGTTATCAGCCTTGGTACCATGGCAATATAACTCGATCCACAGCTGAGAATTTACTCTCCAAGGCAGCAAGAGATGGAAGCTTCCTTATCCGGGACAGTGAGTCCATACAAGGAGCGTATGCACTCTGTGTTTT ATACCAGAACTGTGTCTACACATACAGAATCCTGCCAAATGAGGACAAGAAGCTCTCTGTTCAG GCATCTGAGGGAGTTCCAATTAGGTTCTTCACTATGCTACCTGAGCTGGTAGAGGCGTATTACGGTCCCAACATGGGTTTGGTCACACATCTTCAGTGCCCTgtccagagggaggaggagatAGACGAGGAACAAG AATCCAACAATCATCCACCACGCCTTCCACCCAGGAACTTCACAGCTGATGGAAAAGAATGTGAATCTAAGACTTCTGAGCAAGCCAGCAAGTCTCTGTCAGAAACCTATCAGATGAGACTGCAGCACATGGACTTGTCCAT ATTATCAGAGGAGCATCAAATGGCCATCCAAGAGTACTTCAGGACCTCAATCTGCTTAGATGCTGAGCAAGCACAGAACGGTAACCCTAACCTGCCTGGCCTGAAGAAGCTACTCATGGCAGTCTGCAAAAATCTAAACAG TGAAGTTACCCGAATCCTTCCATCTCTGGAGATCCTTCATAGAGCATTGGATCAGCAGCTGTCCCCTGGGATTGGCCCGTATTCAAAACAA atttttgttaATTCAGGTCAATTCGTATCCTACAGGCTTGAGCAGCTAACAAAACTACTTTACTCAATAGAGGAAAAG gcaAAAGGTTCTGTTTTTGAGTCAGTTGGATATGACGGAGGGCACAGGAACTCTATCATACCAGTTGTTATATTTGAG GTCAAGCAAGAATCTCTTGGTATTTCCACAAAAATGTTCCTGAAAGTGGATGTTGAAAGTGGAAAGCTCTACTTAAAGAAATCAAAAGATGGGCCTGAAGACAAATACTTTGTTCACAATAAAA TCCTACAGTTGGTAAAATCCCAGAAGATGCATGCCAAACTTACAATCGTGGCAGAGACGCAGAaagagaagattttgaaaaaggagTTTGTGTTTGATGACACAAAG AAAAGAGAAGGCTTCTGTCAGCTGCTTCAACAAATGAAGAACAAGCACTCGGAAAAACCTGAACCAGACATGATCACAGTGTTTGTTGGCACCTGGAACATGG GAAATGCTGGGCCTCCACAAAACATTGACTCCTGGTTTCAGTGTAAGGGCCAAGGCAAGACACAAGACGACACGGCAGATCACATCCCACACGATCTTTATGTGATAGGGAGTCAAGAGGATCCTTTGGGTGAGAGGGACTGGGCTGAGACAGTGAAAGGTGTCCTGaggaacatcacaaacattAGCTTTAAACAA GTGGCGATTCACACCCTGTGGAGCATTCGGATTGTGATCCTGGCCAAGCCTGAGCACGAAAACAGGATTTCCCATGTTTTCTCAGACAGTGTGAAGACGGGGATTGCAAACACTTTGG GAAACAAGGGAGCAGTAGGAGTGTCTTTCATGTTCAACGGAACATCTTTTGGCTTCGTCAACAGTCACTTGACCTCTGGAAGCGAGAAGAAGCTCAG GCGGAATCAGAATTACACCAACATCCTGCGATTTCTGAATCTCGGAGATAAAAAACTCAACCCCTTTGACATCACACTTCGCTTCACGCACCTCTTCTGGCTTGGAGACTTGAACTACCGTGTTGAACTTCCATCTTCA GAAGCTGAGAACATTGTGACAAAGATCAAACAGCAGCAGTACCAGGAACTCCTTTATAAAGACCAGCTCAACATGGAGAGGAATGATGGAAAGGTCTTCCTGCATTTTG atGAAGAGGAAATTACATTTGCACCCACATACCGGTTTGAGAGAGACACAAGAGAGAAGTATGCCTACACAAAGGCCAAAGCCACAGGG ACAAAATACAACTTACCCTCATGGTGTGATCGCGTCTTGCGGAAGTCATACCCACTGGTTCATGTCGTCTGCCAAGCATACG GTTGCACTAATGACATCATGACAAGTGACCACTCGCCAGTTTTCGCCTCATTTGAAGTGGGAGTCGCTTCGCAGTTTGTCTCAAAGCACG aTCCAAACAAAGCATCTCAAGGTGGAATACAAATCATGAACTGTTTGGCCATCTTGGCGACAAAATCGAAAACAAAGTTCTTCATTGAATTCCATTCAAGTTGCTTGACGa AAACTATGAAGACTTCAGAAggagaaaacacagaacaaTCTGACGGCTCCATAAAAGTTTGGTTTGGCAACCAGGTTGAG CTCATCCCCATCATCTCTGACCCCGAGTACCTCTTGGACCAGCACATCCTCATCTGTGTAAAATCGACAGACTGCGACGAGTCGTACG GAGAGGGCTGTGTTGCTCTGCGGGCTGCCCAGTTCTGCTACAGGGAGTTTCAGATCACACTGACTCACCACGGAGAAAAGACCGGCACATTGACAGGTGGCATCCAGTTACGCACCTCAGAGGGCAAACCCACAGAAAAGTTATATG ATTTCATCAAAATCGAAAAGGATGACTCCGTCCCCTCAAAAGGCAAAGCTGGAGATCCCAACAA GTCTTCCATCGCACAGGCACATGATATTTCTAACCCGAATTACATGGGAGTGTCATTCAAAAGTGGGAATGCGATAGATAAAGGCTGGAGTTACAGCATCCCACCGCGAACTATCCCCATTGTGGGGCAAGGGGGCAAAGATCCTAAAAAGGCTGCTTATGATTTGGGCACACGCAGTCAAACAGGAAAACTTTCCAC GGGTGAGGATGAAAAGGTGTCAGAGATGTTTGACAATCCGCTGTATGGTTCAATGGGAAAAGCACACAGCCGGTCTAAAGACCAAGATCATCCACAGACAGACCATCTTACACCCACAGAATCACAATTAGCTTCCTCCAAAGTAGCAGATGGAGACACTGATCGCCCCCCAGTGCCCACCCCACGTAACCGCTCCTTCACCTGCTCTGAGAACAAACCTCAGGCTCCAACACCCATCAACCTGACCCCATCAACATTCAAGAAGCCGGTGGTGCCCTCCCGTTCGGATAGTGGGATGGCACAAAACCGGCCTCCATTGCCTGCCAAGTCCCGACCGGAGCCCCAGACCCCCAAACCCAGAGACTACAGAGACAGCTCTGAGCTCCCTATCAAACACAGACTGCCAGCAAGACCTGGGCAGCCACAGCCTCACAAAGATA tgCATCCAGATGTTCCCAAGACAGGCCGTCCTATGAACTGA
- the gpr17 gene encoding uracil nucleotide/cysteinyl leukotriene receptor: MESTTVELSLLSNQSSESCAAVETTIENQLFGWFYIVVFVLALSGNSLALWIFSRQRGVSSPANVFLIHLAVADLSYVIILPLRATYHFTGGHWPLGEVSCRVVGFLFYVNMYASLYFLACVAADRYLAVVHAVRSLKVRHGRYAHIISFSLWVLVTVSMAPLLVTHQTAQVDNTTVCLQLYREKASRNALISLAVAFTPPFLATLSCYLLIIHSLHRGSRLEPALKLRALRTIGVVMLIYVVCFLPYHMSRATFILGYNHPDVSCQTRRALSMANRLTSSLTCLNGAMDPLVYLFGAEKFRSTLRRLLCKDKAGMSAATSGELKGTHESSLSAKSEF; the protein is encoded by the coding sequence ATGGAGTCCACTACAGTGGAACTGTCTCTGCTGTCAAACCAGTCATCAGAGAGCTGTGCTGCAGTAGAGACCACAATTGAGAACCAGCTATTTGGATGGTTCTACATTGTGGTTTTTGTTCTGGCACTGAGTGGCAACAGTTTGGCTCTCTGGATCTTTTCTCGTCAACGTGGAGTGTCCTCTCCTGCCAATGTCTTCCTAATTCATCTGGCTGTGGCAGACCTATCATACGTGATCATCCTCCCACTCAGAGCTACCTACCACTTCACAGGAGGCCACTGGCCCCTGGGTGAAGTTTCTTGCAGGGTGGTGGgctttttgttttatgtcaACATGTATGCCAGCCTGTACTTCCTGGCCTGTGTGGCGGCAGATCGCTACCTGGCTGTGGTTCATGCTGTGAGGTCACTGAAGGTTCGTCATGGTCGCTATGCTCACATCATCAGCTTCTCTTTATGGGTCCTGGTTACTGTCTCCATGGCTCCACTGCTTGTCACCCATCAGACTGCGCAAGTGGACAACACAACAGTGTGTTTGCAGCTGTACCGAGAGAAGGCCTCACGCAATGCATTAATCTCTCTGGCTGTGGCCTTCACACCACCTTTCCTTGCCACCTTGTCCTGTTACCTACTCATCATCCACAGCCTGCATCGGGGCTCTAGGTTAGAGCCAGCCCTTAAGCTGAGGGCTCTGCGCACCATTGGTGTGGTCATGCTCATTTACGTGGTCTGTTTTCTTCCTTATCATATGAGCAGGGCCACCTTCATTCTAGGCTACAACCATCCTGACGTTTCCTGTCAGACACGCAGAGCCCTGAGCATGGCCAACCGCCTCACCTCATCCCTCACATGCCTGAATGGTGCCATGGATCCGCTGGTCTACCTATTTGGGGCAGAGAAATTCCGCAGCACTCTAAGGCGACTGCTTTGTAAAGATAAGGCAGGGATGTCTGCAGCCACCAGTGGAGAGTTAAAGGGAACACACGAGAGCTCCCTGAGTGCTAAGTCTGAGTTCTGA